A region from the Deinococcus multiflagellatus genome encodes:
- the rplN gene encoding 50S ribosomal protein L14 has translation MIMPQSRLDVADNSGAREIMCIRVLNSGIGGKGLTTGGGGNKRYAHVGDIIVASVKDAAPRGTVKAGDVVKAVVVRTSHAIKRADGSTIRFDKNAAVIINNQGEPRGTRVFGPVARELRDRRFMKIVSLAPEVL, from the coding sequence ATGATCATGCCCCAGTCCCGCCTGGACGTGGCGGACAACAGCGGCGCGCGCGAAATCATGTGCATCCGCGTGCTGAACAGCGGTATCGGCGGCAAGGGTCTCACCACCGGCGGCGGCGGCAACAAGCGCTACGCCCATGTGGGTGACATCATCGTGGCCTCCGTCAAGGACGCGGCTCCCCGCGGCACCGTGAAGGCCGGCGACGTGGTCAAGGCCGTGGTCGTGCGTACCAGCCACGCCATCAAGCGTGCCGACGGCAGCACCATCCGCTTTGACAAGAACGCCGCCGTCATCATCAACAACCAGGGCGAGCCCCGTGGCACGCGCGTCTTCGGGCCGGTGGCCCGCGAGCTGCGCGACCGCCGCTTCATGAAGATCGTGTCCCTGGCCCCGGAGGTGCTGTAA
- the secY gene encoding preprotein translocase subunit SecY codes for MLRAFRDAFRIPELRRKIVFTLLLLAVYRLGSSIPTPGVNGAALSNADSAGLFGLISMISGGNLSQFSIFALGVLPYITASIVIQLMTTTIPALEKLSKEGEEGRKKINQYTRYAAVALGTVQALFFASYISSNPSFIAVGWEPGLFTILVMVLTQVAGVAFTMWIGERITEVGVGNGISLIITAGIIAMYPREIANTAKLIQTDGGDGNWPLRLLAFVGVILVTIAGIVYVYQAERRVPVTYARARGGAAGQARGAGQATWLPIKVNQAGVIPVIFASAMLIIPNLIASATATRAPGVNAFIQTYLTFGQPLYIALEALLIFGFTYLYNSVQFDPKRIAEQLREAGGFIPGVRPGGPTAEFLGTISGRLSLWGAVFLVVLTVVPQLVQRWTGISTFQFSGTGLLIIVGVALETLKQLEAQLTVRRYDGFISKGRIRGRMNRDN; via the coding sequence ATGCTGCGCGCCTTCCGCGACGCATTCCGGATTCCGGAGTTGAGGCGGAAGATTGTGTTCACCCTGCTGCTCCTCGCCGTGTACCGGCTGGGGAGCAGCATTCCCACACCGGGGGTGAACGGCGCCGCGCTGAGTAACGCCGACTCGGCGGGGCTGTTTGGCCTGATCAGCATGATCTCGGGCGGCAATCTTTCGCAGTTCTCGATTTTCGCGCTGGGCGTGCTGCCGTACATCACGGCGAGCATCGTGATCCAGCTGATGACGACCACCATTCCCGCCCTGGAAAAGCTCTCCAAGGAAGGGGAAGAGGGGCGCAAGAAGATCAACCAGTACACCCGCTACGCCGCGGTGGCGCTGGGGACCGTGCAGGCGCTGTTTTTTGCCTCGTACATTTCCTCGAACCCCAGCTTTATTGCGGTGGGCTGGGAGCCCGGCCTGTTCACCATTCTGGTGATGGTGCTGACCCAGGTGGCCGGCGTGGCTTTCACCATGTGGATCGGCGAGCGCATCACCGAGGTGGGCGTGGGCAACGGCATCTCGCTGATCATCACGGCCGGGATCATCGCCATGTACCCCCGCGAGATCGCCAACACAGCGAAGCTGATTCAGACCGACGGCGGCGACGGCAACTGGCCGCTGCGCCTGCTGGCCTTTGTGGGCGTGATTCTGGTGACCATCGCGGGCATCGTGTACGTGTACCAGGCCGAGCGCCGGGTGCCCGTCACCTACGCCCGGGCGCGCGGCGGCGCCGCCGGGCAGGCGCGCGGGGCCGGACAGGCCACCTGGCTGCCCATCAAGGTGAACCAGGCTGGCGTGATTCCGGTGATCTTCGCCAGCGCCATGCTGATCATTCCTAACCTGATCGCCAGCGCCACGGCCACCCGCGCGCCTGGGGTCAACGCGTTTATCCAAACGTACCTGACCTTTGGGCAGCCGCTGTACATTGCGCTTGAAGCCCTGCTGATCTTTGGGTTCACGTACCTGTACAACAGCGTGCAGTTTGATCCCAAACGCATCGCTGAGCAACTGCGCGAGGCCGGGGGCTTTATCCCGGGCGTGCGGCCGGGTGGGCCCACCGCCGAGTTCCTGGGCACCATCAGCGGTCGCCTGAGCCTGTGGGGCGCGGTGTTCCTGGTCGTGCTGACTGTGGTGCCGCAGCTCGTTCAGCGCTGGACGGGCATCAGCACCTTCCAGTTCAGTGGCACCGGCCTGCTGATCATCGTGGGTGTGGCCCTCGAAACACTGAAGCAGCTTGAGGCCCAACTGACCGTCAGACGTTACGACGGCTTTATCTCCAAGGGCCGCATTCGCGGCCGCATGAACCGCGACAACTGA
- the rplX gene encoding 50S ribosomal protein L24, which produces MPRPSAGSHHNDKLHVKKGDTVIVLSGKHKGKSGKVLLALPRDQKVVVEGVNLVTKNVKPSPANPQGGQEQRELALHASKVALVDPETGKATRVRKQIVDGKKVRVAVASGKTID; this is translated from the coding sequence ATGCCCCGTCCCAGCGCCGGTAGCCACCACAACGACAAGCTGCACGTCAAGAAGGGTGACACCGTCATCGTTCTGAGCGGCAAGCACAAAGGCAAGAGCGGCAAGGTCCTGCTTGCGCTGCCCCGCGACCAGAAGGTCGTGGTGGAAGGCGTGAACCTGGTCACCAAGAACGTCAAGCCCAGCCCCGCCAACCCCCAGGGCGGCCAGGAGCAGCGCGAGCTGGCCCTGCACGCCAGCAAGGTGGCCCTCGTGGACCCCGAAACCGGCAAGGCCACCCGCGTGCGCAAGCAGATCGTGGACGGCAAGAAAGTCCGCGTGGCTGTGGCCAGCGGCAAGACCATCGACTAA
- the infA gene encoding translation initiation factor IF-1 yields MPEQREKRKKEESDTVRAEGVVEEALPNTTFRVKLDTGHDILAYISGKMRIHYIRILPGDRVVLEISPYDTTRGRIVYRK; encoded by the coding sequence ATGCCGGAACAGCGGGAAAAGCGTAAGAAGGAAGAGTCCGATACCGTGCGGGCCGAGGGCGTGGTGGAAGAGGCGCTGCCCAACACCACCTTCCGGGTGAAACTCGATACGGGGCACGACATCCTGGCTTACATCAGCGGCAAGATGCGGATTCATTACATCCGTATTCTGCCGGGGGACCGCGTGGTTCTGGAGATCAGTCCGTACGACACAACGCGCGGG
- the rplE gene encoding 50S ribosomal protein L5, whose amino-acid sequence MQTLKAKYNEQVRPSLVQQFGYTSVMAAPRIEKIVINEGLGSSKEDSKAIDKAAKELGLITLQKPIVTKAKKSISNFKLRQGMPVGLKVTLRGERMYVFLEKLINIGLPRIRDFKGVNPNAFDGRGNYNLGIKEQLIFPEITYDMVDKVRGMDITIVTTAKTDEEARALLQAMGLPFRK is encoded by the coding sequence ATGCAGACCCTCAAGGCCAAATACAACGAACAGGTGCGCCCCAGCCTGGTGCAGCAGTTCGGTTACACCTCCGTGATGGCCGCCCCCCGCATTGAGAAGATCGTGATCAATGAGGGCCTGGGCTCCAGCAAGGAAGACAGCAAGGCCATTGACAAGGCCGCCAAGGAACTGGGCCTGATCACCCTGCAAAAGCCCATCGTCACCAAGGCGAAAAAGAGCATCTCCAACTTCAAGTTGCGCCAGGGCATGCCCGTGGGCCTGAAGGTCACGCTGCGCGGCGAGCGCATGTACGTGTTCCTGGAGAAGCTGATCAACATTGGCCTGCCCCGCATCCGTGACTTCAAGGGCGTAAACCCCAACGCCTTTGACGGCCGTGGCAACTACAACCTGGGCATCAAGGAGCAGCTGATCTTCCCCGAGATCACCTACGACATGGTGGACAAGGTGCGCGGCATGGACATCACGATTGTCACCACCGCCAAGACCGACGAGGAAGCCCGCGCGCTGCTGCAGGCGATGGGCCTCCCGTTCCGGAAATAA
- a CDS encoding polysaccharide deacetylase family protein has translation MLSHLLAHLFRFRPWPRAALCVGAAAALTMAAPAQAKPMVLVFHQVGAATGASLGISPDALRRRVETLRRLGYRFVTSSEAARAPAGERVAVIQFDDGFESVYQLAFPVLRELGVPGTAYVIWSRLDQPGSLTRAQVAELRAAGWEVGTHSHSHAALADLSPGGLRRELGPSAQDQADDVQCVAYPLNRHDARVRREAARQGLNCGVAGGPPPLTRTDPMALPAPAITPWDDTLLPIRTRWGLDARMPLLAAGMLLPALDGLGQPHPLAAPPRTWNAAHYELLGNGLISAAWRGERDTRLAWREGRWSVNLAARRGVGPGQGVYTGVGAALNLAPVTLAAGLDSGGPLVGGALALGGYGEVWARASRVDGGWYWAWGGTLIPADYVQLTAAQDRAGTQLGLRAALPWQSGEGRPLRLGAGYRWGEGAGPYGEIEYRVGSYSVAAEVSSGRRFGVRLTAVW, from the coding sequence ATGCTTTCTCATCTGCTGGCCCACCTGTTCCGCTTTCGCCCCTGGCCGCGTGCGGCGCTGTGTGTGGGCGCGGCGGCGGCGCTGACCATGGCGGCCCCTGCCCAGGCCAAGCCAATGGTGCTGGTGTTTCATCAAGTGGGCGCGGCCACCGGGGCCTCGCTGGGCATCTCGCCGGACGCCCTGCGGCGGCGGGTGGAGACCCTGCGGCGGTTGGGCTACCGCTTTGTGACCTCCAGCGAGGCCGCCCGCGCCCCGGCCGGGGAACGGGTCGCGGTCATTCAGTTCGACGACGGCTTTGAAAGCGTCTACCAGCTGGCCTTTCCAGTGCTGCGCGAACTGGGGGTGCCCGGCACCGCCTACGTGATCTGGTCGCGCCTGGACCAGCCGGGCAGCTTGACCCGCGCGCAGGTGGCCGAACTGCGCGCGGCAGGCTGGGAGGTGGGCACGCACTCGCATTCACACGCGGCGCTGGCGGACCTGAGCCCAGGGGGGCTGCGGCGGGAACTGGGCCCCAGCGCCCAGGATCAGGCCGACGACGTGCAGTGCGTGGCCTATCCCCTGAACCGCCACGACGCCCGGGTGCGCCGCGAAGCCGCGCGCCAGGGTCTAAACTGCGGGGTGGCCGGGGGCCCGCCGCCCCTGACCCGCACTGACCCGATGGCGCTGCCTGCCCCGGCCATCACCCCCTGGGACGACACGCTGCTGCCCATACGCACCCGCTGGGGCCTGGACGCCCGCATGCCGCTGCTGGCGGCTGGCATGCTGTTGCCCGCGCTGGACGGTCTGGGCCAGCCGCATCCCCTGGCCGCGCCGCCGCGCACCTGGAACGCTGCCCATTATGAGCTGCTGGGCAATGGCCTGATCAGCGCGGCGTGGCGCGGCGAGCGCGACACCCGGCTGGCGTGGCGTGAGGGACGCTGGAGCGTAAATCTGGCGGCCCGCCGGGGGGTAGGCCCCGGGCAGGGGGTCTACACCGGCGTGGGCGCGGCGCTGAACCTTGCGCCGGTCACGCTGGCGGCGGGCCTGGACTCGGGGGGGCCACTGGTGGGCGGCGCGCTGGCCCTGGGCGGCTACGGCGAGGTCTGGGCGCGGGCCAGCCGGGTGGACGGCGGCTGGTACTGGGCCTGGGGCGGCACCCTTATTCCCGCTGACTACGTGCAGCTGACAGCGGCGCAGGACCGCGCCGGCACCCAGCTGGGCCTGCGTGCGGCGCTGCCCTGGCAGAGCGGCGAGGGCCGCCCCCTGCGCCTGGGGGCAGGTTACCGCTGGGGCGAAGGCGCGGGGCCTTACGGCGAAATCGAGTACCGCGTGGGCAGCTACAGCGTGGCCGCCGAGGTGAGCAGTGGGCGCCGCTTCGGCGTGCGCCTGACAGCGGTGTGGTAG
- a CDS encoding type Z 30S ribosomal protein S14, with amino-acid sequence MANTSKVVKAARGHKFAVQNYNRCSRCGRARGYYRFFGMCRICIREMAHKGELPGVKKASW; translated from the coding sequence ATGGCGAATACCTCGAAAGTTGTGAAAGCAGCCCGCGGCCATAAGTTTGCCGTGCAGAACTACAACCGCTGCTCCCGCTGTGGCCGCGCCCGTGGCTACTACCGCTTCTTCGGCATGTGCCGCATCTGCATCCGCGAGATGGCGCACAAGGGCGAACTGCCCGGCGTGAAGAAAGCCAGCTGGTAA
- the rpsQ gene encoding 30S ribosomal protein S17, whose translation MKKTFTGVVVSDKADKTVSVKVERKFAHPLYGKVVTRSHKYAAHDENNEYKVGDRVEIIAVRPISKTKTWKVTKLIERPRGIETTAVETEGGGNA comes from the coding sequence ATGAAGAAGACCTTTACGGGCGTCGTCGTGAGCGACAAGGCCGACAAGACGGTCAGCGTCAAGGTCGAGCGCAAGTTTGCTCACCCTCTGTACGGCAAGGTCGTGACCCGCAGCCACAAGTACGCGGCCCACGACGAGAACAACGAATACAAGGTGGGTGACCGCGTGGAGATCATCGCCGTGCGCCCCATCAGCAAGACCAAGACCTGGAAGGTCACCAAGCTGATCGAGCGCCCCCGTGGCATCGAGACCACCGCTGTGGAGACAGAGGGAGGCGGTAACGCATGA
- the rpsH gene encoding 30S ribosomal protein S8 — protein MLSDPIADMLTRIRNATRTHKETVDIPASKFKEQLAKLLVAEGYVASAERVRPEGQKFDVLRLTLKYGAKREQVIKHIERISRPGRRAYVSAENLPRIQRGLGLAVVSTSKGLLPDREARKQGVGGEVICVLW, from the coding sequence ATGTTGAGTGATCCCATCGCCGATATGCTCACGCGCATCCGCAACGCGACGCGCACCCACAAGGAGACCGTGGACATCCCGGCCTCCAAGTTCAAGGAGCAACTCGCCAAGCTGCTCGTGGCCGAAGGCTACGTGGCGTCCGCCGAGCGCGTGCGCCCTGAAGGCCAGAAGTTTGACGTGCTGCGCCTGACCCTGAAGTACGGCGCCAAGCGCGAGCAGGTCATCAAGCACATCGAGCGCATCAGCCGCCCTGGCCGCCGCGCGTACGTGAGCGCCGAGAACCTGCCCCGCATTCAGCGTGGCCTGGGCCTGGCCGTGGTGTCCACGAGCAAGGGCCTGCTGCCCGACCGCGAAGCCCGCAAGCAGGGCGTCGGCGGCGAAGTGATCTGCGTTCTCTGGTAA
- the rpmC gene encoding 50S ribosomal protein L29, giving the protein MKPSDMRNLGAEDFAREIDSRKKELMELRFQAAMGTLAQPHRVQQLRREVAQLNTIRAELSKKQGEQA; this is encoded by the coding sequence ATGAAGCCCAGTGACATGCGTAATCTGGGGGCCGAAGATTTCGCCCGCGAGATCGACAGCCGCAAGAAAGAACTGATGGAGCTGCGCTTCCAGGCCGCCATGGGCACCCTGGCCCAGCCGCACCGCGTGCAGCAGCTTCGCCGCGAAGTGGCCCAGCTCAACACCATCCGCGCTGAGCTGAGTAAGAAGCAGGGAGAGCAGGCATGA
- the rpsE gene encoding 30S ribosomal protein S5 codes for MTFNRRNDRNVERESSEFEEKMLFVNRTSKTYQGGRRFRFAALVILGDRNGRVGMGIGKAKEVPVAIEKAKSIARKNMITVPVENGTIPHDIVGENSTSRVLLKPAGPGTGVIAGTVPRSIAELAGITNMLSKELGSRNKVNVAYAVFDGLKNLRTAKQVRALRGEVQPTGGAQ; via the coding sequence TTGACTTTTAATCGTCGTAACGACCGCAACGTGGAGCGCGAGAGCAGCGAATTCGAAGAGAAGATGCTCTTTGTCAACCGCACCTCCAAGACCTACCAGGGTGGCCGCCGCTTCCGCTTCGCCGCGCTGGTGATCCTGGGCGACCGCAACGGCCGCGTGGGCATGGGGATTGGCAAGGCCAAGGAAGTGCCCGTGGCCATTGAAAAGGCCAAGAGCATTGCCCGCAAGAACATGATCACCGTGCCGGTGGAAAACGGCACCATTCCCCACGACATCGTGGGGGAGAACAGCACCAGCCGCGTGCTGCTCAAGCCCGCTGGCCCCGGTACCGGCGTGATCGCGGGCACCGTGCCCCGCTCCATTGCCGAACTGGCCGGGATCACCAACATGCTGTCCAAGGAACTGGGCAGCCGCAACAAGGTGAACGTGGCGTACGCCGTGTTCGATGGCCTGAAGAACCTCCGCACCGCCAAGCAGGTCCGCGCCCTGCGCGGCGAGGTGCAGCCCACCGGAGGCGCCCAGTGA
- the rplP gene encoding 50S ribosomal protein L16, translated as MLLPKRTKFRKQHRGRMTGDAKGGDYVAFGDFGLIALEPAWIKSNQIEACRIVMSRHFRRGGKIYIRIFPDKPVTKKPAETRMGKGKGAVEYWVSVVKPGRVMFEVSGVTEEQAKEAFRLAGHKLPIQTKMVKREVYDEAQ; from the coding sequence ATGCTTCTTCCGAAGCGCACCAAGTTCCGTAAGCAGCACCGTGGCCGGATGACCGGTGACGCCAAGGGCGGCGACTACGTCGCGTTCGGCGACTTCGGCCTGATTGCCCTGGAACCCGCCTGGATCAAGAGCAACCAGATCGAGGCCTGCCGTATCGTGATGAGCCGTCACTTCCGCCGTGGGGGCAAGATCTACATCCGTATCTTCCCCGACAAGCCGGTGACGAAGAAGCCCGCCGAAACCCGAATGGGTAAGGGTAAGGGTGCCGTGGAGTACTGGGTGAGCGTCGTCAAACCCGGGCGCGTCATGTTCGAGGTGAGCGGCGTGACCGAGGAGCAGGCCAAAGAGGCCTTCCGCCTGGCCGGCCACAAGCTGCCCATCCAGACCAAGATGGTCAAGCGCGAGGTTTACGATGAAGCCCAGTGA
- the rplV gene encoding 50S ribosomal protein L22: MTAPEFRNKKQRKQEVKLRKPGYAVAKYVRMSPRKVRLVVDVIRGKSVRDAEDLLRFIPRAASEPVAKVLNSAKHNALHNDQMLEDRLVITAAYVDAGPTLKRLIPRARGSANIIKKRTSHITIIVGEKGAK; the protein is encoded by the coding sequence ATGACCGCTCCTGAATTCCGCAACAAGAAGCAGCGCAAGCAGGAAGTCAAGCTGCGTAAGCCCGGCTACGCCGTGGCCAAGTACGTGCGCATGAGCCCCCGCAAGGTGCGCCTGGTCGTGGACGTGATCCGTGGCAAGAGCGTGCGTGACGCCGAAGACCTGCTGCGCTTCATCCCCCGCGCCGCTTCCGAGCCTGTGGCCAAGGTGCTGAACAGCGCCAAGCACAACGCGCTGCACAACGACCAGATGCTCGAAGACCGTCTGGTGATCACCGCCGCCTACGTGGACGCGGGCCCCACCCTCAAGCGCCTGATTCCCCGGGCACGCGGCAGCGCCAACATCATCAAGAAGCGCACCAGCCACATCACCATCATCGTGGGCGAGAAGGGAGCCAAATAA
- a CDS encoding adenylate kinase yields the protein MTQAKHNVVIFLGPPGAGKGTQAERLAQDKGLVKISTGDILRDHVSRGTELGQQVRPILDAGQLVPDEILIALIRDKLADMEPVRVIFDGFPRTTAQAQALDMLLEELGAPVSAVPLLEVPDEVLIGRIVERGRQAAARGEAVRSDDTEEVARRRQDIYREQTQPLIDYYSARGHLYRVDGVGPMDEVYSRILSGLH from the coding sequence GTGACTCAAGCCAAACACAACGTCGTGATCTTCCTGGGGCCGCCCGGCGCGGGCAAGGGCACCCAGGCGGAGCGGCTGGCGCAGGACAAGGGGCTCGTCAAGATCAGCACCGGCGACATTCTGCGCGACCACGTCTCGCGCGGCACCGAGCTGGGCCAGCAGGTGCGGCCCATTCTGGACGCGGGCCAGCTGGTGCCCGACGAGATTCTGATTGCCCTGATCCGCGACAAGCTGGCCGACATGGAGCCGGTGCGCGTGATCTTTGACGGCTTTCCCCGCACCACCGCCCAGGCGCAGGCCCTGGACATGCTGCTGGAAGAACTGGGCGCCCCGGTGAGCGCGGTGCCGCTGCTGGAAGTGCCCGACGAGGTGCTGATTGGCCGCATCGTGGAGCGGGGCCGCCAGGCCGCGGCCCGGGGCGAGGCAGTGCGCAGCGACGACACCGAGGAAGTGGCCCGCCGCCGCCAGGACATCTACCGCGAGCAGACCCAGCCGCTGATTGACTACTACTCGGCGCGCGGCCACCTCTACCGGGTGGACGGCGTGGGTCCCATGGATGAGGTGTATAGCCGCATCCTGTCTGGCCTGCACTGA
- the rpmD gene encoding 50S ribosomal protein L30, whose translation MKITLKRSVIGRPENQVQTVKALGLRKIGDSRELNDSPAIRGMVNTVKHLLEVQE comes from the coding sequence GTGAAAATTACCCTGAAGCGCAGTGTCATCGGTCGCCCGGAAAACCAGGTGCAGACCGTCAAGGCGCTGGGCCTGAGAAAGATCGGCGACAGCCGTGAACTGAATGACAGCCCGGCCATCCGCGGCATGGTGAACACCGTCAAGCACCTCCTGGAGGTCCAGGAATGA
- the rplF gene encoding 50S ribosomal protein L6 codes for MSRIGRMPIAVPSGVTLSAQDGVFKVKGPKGELTVPYNSELTIKHEGDTLIVERPSDQQRHRALHGLTRTLVANAVKGVSEGYTINLELKGVGFRAKMSGKALELAIGFSHPVIIEPPAGVSFAVPEPTKIDVIGIDKQLVGQVAANVRKVRKPDAYHGKGVRFVGEKISLKAGKAGATGGKGKK; via the coding sequence ATGTCCCGTATCGGAAGAATGCCCATCGCCGTGCCCAGCGGCGTGACCCTGAGCGCCCAAGACGGCGTGTTCAAGGTCAAGGGGCCCAAAGGCGAACTGACCGTTCCCTACAACAGCGAACTGACCATCAAGCACGAGGGCGACACGCTCATCGTGGAGCGCCCCAGCGACCAGCAGCGCCACCGCGCCCTGCACGGCCTGACCCGCACCCTGGTGGCCAACGCCGTCAAGGGGGTCAGCGAGGGCTACACCATCAACCTGGAACTCAAGGGCGTGGGTTTCCGCGCCAAGATGAGCGGCAAGGCCCTGGAGCTGGCCATCGGCTTCAGCCACCCCGTCATCATTGAGCCCCCCGCTGGCGTGAGCTTTGCCGTGCCCGAACCCACCAAGATTGACGTGATTGGCATTGACAAGCAGCTCGTCGGTCAGGTGGCCGCGAACGTGCGCAAGGTGCGCAAGCCTGACGCCTACCACGGCAAGGGCGTGCGCTTCGTTGGCGAGAAGATCAGCCTCAAGGCCGGTAAGGCTGGTGCCACCGGCGGCAAAGGGAAGAAATAA
- the rplO gene encoding 50S ribosomal protein L15: protein MKLHELTPHTGSRKNRKRVGRGPGGTDKTAGRGHKGQKSRSGAGKGSFFEGGRSRLIARLPKRGFNNVGTTFEVVNLAQLANIEDATIDRNVLELAGLVRRKNRPVKLLGSGEVTRALTIHVDAASEGAVKAVEAAGGKVILPEATEAEKAE, encoded by the coding sequence ATGAAACTCCACGAACTGACGCCCCACACGGGCAGCCGCAAGAACCGCAAGCGCGTGGGCCGTGGCCCCGGCGGCACCGACAAGACCGCCGGCCGTGGTCACAAGGGCCAGAAGTCGCGCAGCGGCGCTGGCAAGGGCAGCTTCTTTGAGGGTGGCCGCAGCCGCCTGATTGCCCGCCTGCCCAAGCGTGGTTTCAACAACGTGGGCACCACCTTCGAAGTGGTGAACCTCGCGCAGCTGGCGAACATTGAAGACGCCACCATTGACCGCAACGTGCTGGAACTCGCGGGCCTGGTGCGCCGCAAGAACCGCCCCGTGAAGCTGCTGGGCAGCGGCGAAGTGACCCGCGCCCTGACCATTCACGTGGACGCCGCCAGCGAAGGCGCCGTGAAGGCCGTGGAAGCGGCCGGCGGCAAAGTGATCCTGCCCGAAGCAACCGAAGCCGAGAAGGCGGAATAA
- the rplR gene encoding 50S ribosomal protein L18, with the protein MATQTTVRRKLRARRKVRQAAGERLRLSVYRSSKHIYAQIIDDSKGITVAAATSAAVKTGSKTDTAAAVGKALAEAASAKGVTKVVFDRGAYKYHGRVKALADAAREGGLDF; encoded by the coding sequence ATGGCGACCCAGACGACCGTGCGCCGCAAGCTGCGCGCCCGCCGCAAGGTGCGGCAGGCCGCTGGCGAGCGTCTGCGCCTCAGCGTGTACCGCTCCAGCAAGCACATCTACGCCCAGATCATCGACGACAGCAAGGGCATTACGGTGGCCGCCGCCACCAGCGCCGCTGTCAAGACGGGCAGCAAGACCGACACCGCCGCCGCCGTGGGCAAGGCCCTGGCCGAGGCAGCGAGCGCCAAGGGCGTGACCAAAGTGGTGTTTGACCGTGGCGCCTACAAGTACCACGGACGCGTGAAGGCGCTGGCAGACGCGGCGCGGGAGGGTGGCCTTGACTTTTAA
- the rpsC gene encoding 30S ribosomal protein S3 yields MGNKINPNGFRLGITRGWNSRWYAGKKQYAGLLKEDEKIRKLVQKKLNAAGIARIEIERAGQQVNVIISAAKPGIVIGKGGESIKELRQDIERLVSAGTVAVNVAEIPNPNISAPLVALRIAEQIERRFAFRRAMKQAAQRVMESGARGVKIILAGRLGGAEQARTEMVREGRVPLHTLRADIDYGTARAETTYGSLGIKVMVFTGEVIGGRTETFARPQRRNDERRREDGDRPNRRRPAARRRPGGE; encoded by the coding sequence ATGGGCAACAAGATCAACCCCAACGGCTTCCGCCTCGGCATCACGCGTGGCTGGAACAGCCGCTGGTACGCCGGTAAGAAGCAGTACGCCGGCCTGCTGAAGGAAGACGAGAAGATCCGCAAGCTGGTGCAGAAGAAGCTCAACGCGGCCGGCATCGCCCGCATTGAGATCGAGCGCGCTGGCCAGCAGGTCAACGTGATCATCAGCGCGGCCAAGCCGGGCATCGTGATCGGCAAGGGCGGCGAGAGCATCAAGGAGCTGCGCCAGGACATCGAGCGTCTGGTGTCGGCCGGGACCGTGGCTGTGAACGTCGCGGAAATCCCCAACCCCAACATCAGCGCGCCCCTGGTGGCCCTGCGCATCGCCGAGCAGATCGAGCGCCGCTTTGCGTTCCGCCGCGCCATGAAGCAGGCCGCGCAGCGCGTGATGGAGTCGGGCGCCCGTGGCGTCAAGATCATCCTGGCCGGTCGTCTGGGCGGCGCCGAGCAGGCCCGTACCGAAATGGTGCGCGAAGGCCGCGTGCCCCTGCACACCCTGCGCGCCGACATTGACTACGGCACCGCCCGCGCCGAGACCACCTACGGAAGCTTAGGCATCAAGGTGATGGTCTTTACCGGTGAAGTCATTGGTGGCCGCACCGAAACCTTCGCGCGTCCCCAGCGCCGCAACGACGAGCGCCGCCGCGAAGACGGTGACCGTCCCAACCGCCGCCGCCCCGCCGCGCGGCGCCGCCCCGGAGGTGAATGA